The Pongo pygmaeus isolate AG05252 chromosome 7, NHGRI_mPonPyg2-v2.0_pri, whole genome shotgun sequence DNA segment ATACATTGTTCTTCTAAGAAAACCacattgtggaaaagaaaattttttttctaaaataatcataaagaaaaatactCTCCAACAGCTGCGGCACCAGCCAATGTGACGAGATCTGACAGACGTCAATACCTGCAGGCGTCTACAGAGAggaaatttgataaaaatattttagtcacTGACTACACTACCATTATCTGAAGCATTCAGATAAGACCTAGCAGAGAATGTcagattttgttttcaattataattttagaaatgcaaaatcttattttttctaaattgctTATTgtctatataaatgttttatataattttaaaacatgcagaATAATATACCTGCAGAATAAAAGAGCTGAAATTAAAAGatctttttcaattaaaaaaaatatttcaaatgatttttttaattatcgAAAAAGTGGTTAGTGTGGTATTTGCCTAGTAGCTCAAACCTACCCTACGACTACTGAATTGTGGCTATGGGGGCGGAGGGGCTCTGGCCCGCACTGCCGGGTCGGCCACAGCATCTGCAGGGCTCCGCGGTGTCTCTGCTCCTGCCCGTGGCCTGGCCCCGCCACTcacccgcccgcccgcccgcttGGTGGAATGTGTGTAAACAGGAGTGCGGCTCAGACCACGGACTCCGTCTCCACCGGTCCCTGCAGGCCCGCCTTTCGCGTGAGCTTCAGCACGGTGGGCTTTCCGCTGTTCCCGCTGGCCCCACCTTCGCTGGCCAACTGGGAAGACAGGCCTTTCtgctcctccttggcctcctctgACACGTCGGGATAGATCACCAGAAATGTGGCCGTCAGGAAGCCCAGGAAAGAGCCCACAGAGGCCACCATGGGGATGACGCGGACAGTCCCCACGGCGTCGACCACGCCCCCGAGGGCAGAGGCCACCAGGATCTGTGAGATGTACACCTGGCAGGACAGGATGGCGCAATCGATGCCAAACCCTCGCTTGGAGTTCCCGGGGCTGTGGTGGATATACTGCAAGAGAGCAAACGAGGCGGTGAGTGGCTGGAGAAGGTAGCTGCCACCAGCGCTTCAAAACTGTGAGTATTAACCCAGAAGCCTGGAAACATGACTTGTCTTCCACCGAGTCCCTTGGCAACCACTCCTGCCTGAGCACCCTCAagccccagctcctgcccagcacTGTGCAGGCAGGAGAGGTGGGAGGTTCTAGCTCAAGGAGAGGGCAGGTGTGGAAGCAACTCTGTCAATCCCATCGGGACGTGGGCTTCCCAGGAACCTGGCCTCCAGTCTCAAGGAGAGGTGGCAGGGCCAGGCTCCACCAGGCGGGCTCCCCCTCACCCTGGTGGTCTGCAGCAGGGGCTGAGTGGGGAGGGGTGCCGTGAGCCCAGGTTGATGCCTCCCAAAGTATAACTGCAGGTGGCCACGTGCAACAAAGGCTGGACACATGGAAAGAGTGAGCAGTTTCACTTGTGTTTCTTTCACAAAGATACAAAAGAAAACTGCTGTACATATATTACTACCATTAGACAGCATCTCTGCAAAGGCCTTTTCCTAGAGATAGTGAAAAAAAGGTCAGTCCACTAAGAAGCTAAAAAACAAAGCAGCTCTAAATCTGTGTACCATAATCACAGTGACAGATTGTTATATACCTTCCATAAAGTAGACAAAAGCAGTAAGAGAAGAGCTAAGCAATGTCAAGGTTGACCTCACAGACAGAGACGGGGCACTAGGTGGAGGACCCACATTCTTTCCAAGCGTACATGGAACATTTACCAACACGCGTGATGTGCTGGGCCACAAAGGAAGCCTCAGCTAACTGTAAGGCTGCAACCACATGGGGTATATGTTCTCTGGCCATTAAGGAGTCACACTGGAAATCAGTAACAACAGGACAACTGGAAAAAGCCCAAATGTCAGAAATTCATCAATGTCCTTCTAAATAATTCATGGTTCAAGATAGAAATcgtaatgaaaattataaaaatcttttaaaagaaaacacaacattAAAACCTGCATGGTACAGCTAaaggtgtgtgtggagggaaacTGAccttaaatacaaatattaggcTGGAAATCAGAGTAAGAAATGAGCAACAGCAAATTAAACCAAGACATAACGGAAGGCAGGAGACAGCAAAGGGCGGCAATGAACGCGCAAGCACGCGGACACGCAGCAGGGAGGACTGAGACACCAAAGTTTCtttgaaacacaaataaaatcaataaagtcTCAGATAACTAATACGGGAGGAAAAAGGTGTTATCACTATAGGTTCCATCACATTAGATCATAAGAGAACAATTTAATGCTAATAATTTTGAAAGTGCAGATGAAATGGACACATTctgagaaaaacacaaattaaagcaTCAtactctgggctgggcacagtggcttccacctataatcccagcaccttgggaggccaagacgggtggatcacctgaggtcaggagtttgagaccagcctggccaacatggtgaaacctcgtctctactaaaaatacaaaaattagccgggtgtggtggcaggcacctgtaattccagctactcgggaggctgagtagctagaaggcagaggttgcagtgagccgagccgagatcgcaccactgcactccagcctgggcgacagatcgagactctgtctccaaaaaaaaaaaaaaaaaaaaaaaagcatcatacTTCCTAGTAAGATATTAAATACTCCCCTGTTGAGTTTGAAAGAGCAAAcaccacttctaggtatttagtATTGGAGGTTCCAGCCATTCCAAGAAGGCAAGGAAAATAAGTAACAGGTACCAAGgatcaggaaggagaaaacagagCTCATTAGACACAGATGATGTGGCTGTGTACGTAGATGGCCCAAAGAATCTCCAGATGTGCTGAGGATTAATAATAGAAGGGCATGTCACACTGATGCACTGAGGATTAATAATAGAAGCATATGTCACACTTAGGGATAGGAAGTTCCATACTACAAAGTCATTCACTCTCCCCAAATTGACccatataatttgtttttaattttaaaagcccAGAAGCTGAATCTAACATTTAGATGACAAATAAATGGTtgagaatagccaagacaatcttgaagaagaacaaagttgaggGATTTCTACTACCAGTTTTCAGGACTTATTATAAAACTAGTTAGAGACAGTTGACATTTGTCCAAGAATAGACAGActagcagaagagaagagagcGGAAACACATGCTTACACGGAAGCCCAATTTATGGCAAAGATGGCACTGCACAGAGGGGCGGGGAGCAGCGCTGGGTCATGACCTGGGTAGACACCCATatgtagggaaaaaaataaaagtcttgaACCCCTACCTcaaaccacacacaccacatctaCTCCAAGGAGACTGTCAACCAAGAGGACGGGCACAACAGGAGGTGTTTGTGGCAAGGGACGTTCCTGCAGTGCTACCTGTGACAGCCCCAACCTGGAAGCACCCGAAGGCTCACAAAGCAGGTGCATCTGGCCACACACTGTGACATGAAAAGGCTGGCCATGCTGCCGCCAGTAAGCACGTGAGTGAATCCTAGAGGATGAAGCCAGATGTTTCAGCTGCATAAAGTCCAGAAAGAGGCAAGAGTCTGCCTGTGCTGTGGCTACTGAGCATTTGAGAGAAAGCTCGTCTCATCTGTGATGTGCTCTGATGTAACATACACACAATTTCAACGATTAGCAAGAGTGTAAGGTATCTCAATGACTTTTTTCCTATAGAGtacatgttgaaataatgttTTAGATATACCAGGTTCAATAAAATATGCTATGAAAATGGCTTTCACTGGCCTTTTCACTTTCTAAATGTGGCTACCAGGAAGTCTAGGCATACCTGGGTGGCCTTCCTCCCATCCAAGTGGACAAGGCTGGGCTGGAGCTTCCCCCTCGGGGAAACGTGACTGGGCCCGAGGGGATCAAAGGGACAGGGACAGTGCTTTTGCCTCCAGAAGCCTCTGTGAGGTGCTGGGGGGTGAGGGCAGCTGAAGGAGAAGACCCTTTGTGGCCAGGGACCGACCAGGGGCAGGTGGTGGCTCTGTGGGCTTTGGAAGGGGCCATCTCAGAactggagagggaggagggccATCTGTGTCATGAACATCCCCCCGGGGAAGCACAGGGCTCTGCTGTGTGTGGAGGGAaggcactcaggaggctggagcgcAGCTCTCAGGGCTACAGTGGACGCACCTGCTTGATGTCGTGGTACTGGCCCAGCAGGGCGTACGGGCAGTAGGAGATGCTCATGGAGACGATGCCCATGGTGCTGATGGTGACCATGGCGACGTAGACATTGGGAAACATGGCCATTACGGCTGTGCCGACAGAGAAGCCCAGTGTCCCCAGCACGTAGATCACCCTGACGCTCAGGTCGTAGTTGTCCAAGTACTTCTGTAACAGGGCTGCAGAGAGGGGCACAGGGACAAGGACAGTGGGCAGGCGGCTGGCTCCTGTCAGGCTCCCTCCACCATCCCTCCCCTCGCCCCCCACATCCCCAGACCTCCACTCCTTCCAGGTGAACCCAGACCCGCTCAGGCAGGCACAGCTGGCACAGGCCTCCGGCACGTGTTTGTAGCTCACGGACCCGCTGGGATGCCACAGTGGCTCCAGCACCACAGACAGAAGTTGGCCCTCCTTGTCCCAGACCCCATAACCCCGCCCTTCCTGCAGTCCCCAGGGGCCCCCTGCGCTGCCAGGCCAATCTGGGCCTGCTCAGTGGCCTTCTCTGGCCATACACCCAGGACGATTTCTTCTCCTGATGTGGGCAGCAGTGGACAGTCCTGCCTCGGGAACACACATTTTTGCTGGTTTTTCTCATGGGCACCGCTCTGTTCTTCCCTCACCCTTCCTGATGCCGCGGCTCAGACGGCACCTCTTCTGGGAAAGTGCTCTGCTGAGAATTCCTCTGTTCAAGCGGTGACAACGCCGGTTGCCAATGCGCCGGCTGCCGCTGACCAAGAGGCATTTACTTCGGCTGTCCTCAGGCCGAAATGAAGCTGGCCTTCCCCATGTTCAGAGTCCAGGTGGGCCAGCCCGATTCACACTCGGCTCAGAGACCCCTGACCCAATTACCCCTGGTTCCCGGTGAGCCTCGCCGCAGGACGGAAGCCTGCCACCCCAGCCCCATCCCTCAGGGTGAAATGTGCCTGGGCCCTGCTCCTCCACTGCTCTGATCGCCAGGCCTCCATCCAGCTCTGTGCTGGGGCCAGGGACAGCGTGTCTGGAGGCGGCATTGACGTGGGACAGCATCGTGGGACCGCACAAGCAGGAGAGGCCCGAAAAGGGTCTCAGAACCACACTGCTTCTGGTGCCAGCCCACAGCGGCCTTTTCCCTAAAACGAGGACATGGGAATGTCGATGCTTCTCCCCAAGGGGCGGCCCTGTTCTGAGGGACCCAGAAGTCAGTGCGACTGATGGCCCCAGCTTCTGAGGTGCAGGATTCTCTCGTCTGCATTTCTAATCGCTGAGTTTTCTGAGGTGCGAGTGCTGACCTGACTTGGGGAGCTCTTACCTGAACAAATAGCACCAGTGGCGGCATAAATGACCAGGCCCCAGCAGCCCATCTTGACCCCGGCGTTGTAGGCTTGCCAGGCGGTCGAGTTCGAGGGGGCCTGTTCCGGAAATGAGACGGGGGCTGACGAGGGCATCTGCTGGGCCCTGCAGGCCAGGAGCGTATTTCCCATGGGAACTGCTGGCCAGCTGCTCATTCTAAGAGCGGTGACAGGAAAGTCCCATCCAGGAGGAGAGCCCAGCCCAAGTCGGTTGCTATCTGTAAAGCATTTCCATGCCTCCCAGACCACGAATGGTCTGTGATGTGACTCTGCCACCGCAGCAAGAGGTAGAGGGTTCTGCGTGCTCCCCGGTCCCCAGTCTGGGCTGGTCTGCACTTGAAGAAGTGAGGCTCCCGCAGCCTCCGCCGTGGCCCTCTCGGAGCCACTGCATGGAGCAGCTCAGACTGGACCAGAAAGGGAGGGACCGTATGGAGACAGGAGGCCCGAGCGTGTGCTGAGGGCACCTTGGTTCTCCTGGCAAACGCAGCCACAGGTGTGACCCAGCCGTTACCACAGGGACCAGAAGAGCTGCCAATGAGCCTGGCATGGGCAACAGCAGGCCATTATCTTAGCTGCCGTTCTGGGGTAGTCTGACACACAGTAACAGACACCCCGTTCACACCAGAATCAGCATTCACGACTGCTCACCACGGGCCTCACTGCAACCCACCCCGTGACCCCAGGATGGCCCCCACCAAGTTCCCAGAGGCACGCGTGGGCCAGCTGCCTGCCACGGGTCCCTCACCTGCACAGGAGGCACCGTGCGGCCTCCCTGACACGCGTGGGCACGAGGAAGAGGACCCCCGGCCCAGCCCGTGAGCTTCTCAGTGAGCCGCAGGTGGGCAGAGAGAGCGGCCCCGCTCCAGTGGCCGAGCACTCACCTTGGGGTCGCCTTCGAAGATGACCTGGCCCATGAAGTCGGTGTAGAACACGGCCTCGGCGATGACAGAGAACCAGGTGAGGAGGTGGCAGAGGCACAGCCGCATCAGCTCCCTGGGCATCTTCAGCATGGAAAGCCACAGCAGGCGCACGGTGGTCTCGCCCTCCCCCTCCTCACTCTCGGTGTCCCCACTGGAGTTGGTGGCCCCGCTCTGGTTCCGGTGCCGGtgccgctgccgctgccgctTCTGCATGTCATACAGGTCGCTCATGCTGCGCGACGGCTTGATCAGCACCACCGCGTTGGCGCGCCGGTAGCGGTAGCAGTGGGACCCGAGCTTGCCATAGTAGGAGAAGGTGCTGGAAGCATGCCTGCGGAACGCgtgccgccgccgccgcacgGAGCTCGATGTGGCCGAGGGCTTCATGTCTACCCTGGTGTAGCCGCCGAGGGCGTCTTTTGTGGGGGAGCCACTTCCGTTTGGGACTTTAGCTTCATTCAGGTGGTTATCCAGCAAGGCCTCGTCCTCCTTGGTGACTTCCTTGAGAAAGGTGGCCAGGCGGGGCAGCTCGGTCTTGGCGAGCTCCTGGCTGGTGCTGCGCGGGGTGGCGGGGTAGGAGGCGTCGTGGAAGATGGAGGGCTCGATGTCGTGCAGGAAGAGCAGCTCGGGCTCCAGGTCCAGTGCGGTGTCTGGCACGTGCAACGCCGAGTCGCTCTTGCTGCGCACGATGTCCACGTCCAGGTAGTCCAGGGCCAGCTCGTGCTCCGACTGCACCTCGTCCGGGAAGGCAGGGACGCTGTGCAGCTCGCCCCCGTCCGGGGCGCCGGGCTCCTCAGTGCTGCGCTCCTGCTGCGGGCTGTACTGCTCCTCTTCGATGCTGAACAGGTGCAGGGACACGGACACCGTGAAGATGATGGCGGCGAAGAAGAAGAGCACCTGGTTCTGGGTCCGGAACCAGCTGCCCAGGAAGGTCTGGGTCCAGTCCAGCCCACCCAGCACGTAGCCGATGGCTCCGCCGAGGCCTGTGTGGGAGGAAGCGGCAGCCAGTGAGCCGGTGGCACCAGGCCACAGGGGGAAAGCTCTGGGAGGGCCTCTCCCTCTAACAGGGGCTGGGGCTGCCCTCATGATGGATGTCAGGGGATGGAGAAGGAGAAAGcagtaggaaaaacaaaacaagaaactgCAGCTGCCGCTGGGTCTGAGAATTCTGACCCAACAGAACTGCCCCTTGATCAATGAAGGGCAGACTACCCCAGGACGGACACAAGTGTGCGCCTCTCTGCACTGAAAGGCATTCCCTCTGCATGCGGAGCTGGCCACATTCACCCTGGATGGGAGTACTGCCCTGCTGGAGGGCAAGGTCAGTGCAGGGCTGCGAGGTTCACTGTGCGAGCATGCACGTCACCCTCTGCAGGCCTGGCCTCCTGCCCCTTGAGGCTCCTCAGTGCCTTGGCCTCACTGTGCTCAGTGGTCAGGAGGGGCTGCCCCTGGTTACCTTCCAGCCCTAAGACCCTACCCACTGCCTCAACCCTCCAAGCAGCCTGATGAGGCAGTGCTAACATAGgctcctgtcccctccccacaCCGGGCCCGGGCACGTTGGACCCCGGCCACCCAGCCTCGGTGCGGCAGCGTTACCGGCAGAGAAGGCGTGGATGTTGAGGGCCATGTCCTGCTCCTCGCTGTCCACCACGTCCAGCAGATAGGCGCGGATGGGTCCCTCGGTGGCATCGGCGCTGAAGTCCAGGACCACCACCCCCAGCACTGTGAGCACGATGCCGATGGGCTGCCGGTTGGGGACATCGCCGAGGGCCAGACCTGCGCAGTGCACACGGGAGGGCGGTCAGGTCCTCAAGCACTGGCTAGGGTGGGCCTGAGAGCAAACAGCCACATGGAAGGGGCATGCGGAGGGGGCACGGCCACAAAACCATGCCAGCCTTCCGGCGCAAGAGAGAGAGGCTCTTAGGCACAGAGGCAGCGGAATGGAGTTGGGCTTTGTTCCACGCACTTCTGAGGGTTCCAGGGTTTTTCTCCCCCTTCGGTTAGCTGTTTATCGGACCTCTAAGGGTTTACGCGCCCTTGACGTTTTTCAAACAGAAAGGGGAAGAATGCACCTTTCTACCCCGGCCGTCAGAGGACGGCTGCTGTGCTGGAAGCACGAATTCACTGTCGCTAAGAAGGCCACACATGGTAGCGCAGACGCCCACGGGGAAAGGCGTTCATGCCGCAGACAACCCGCAGGGGACACTGACGAGGTTTCACGAGGCAGGCGCAGGGGGTCTCGCTGGGCCTGCTCTAGGTCTGAAAGGAAATGACACCCCAAACTCTAGGGGCTTTGCACGCAAGTTCTCAGGGCGGCCTGGGTTCAGGAGGTGTGGCTCTGGAGAGAAAGATGCCCGTGGCCTCACCTCACCTATGAGTCCTCCTGCAGTGGACTTGCCGGCACTCAAAAGCAGCTGTCCCCACCCATGTCCCTCCTGCCTCAGGGGAGTCTGACCCTGAATCCAGATCAATGTTGATGGCTGAGGCTCACCTTGGGTCTCCACTTCCCACCAGGGAGACAAGCAGTGCCCTCCTGACAAGATTAGAGGAATTGTGGGCCAGGGCCCGGGACCCAGGCCTGAACGCAGATACACCTGTCCCGTGGGAGGCGCGGGAGAAGGGCTTTCTGCCCAGGTGGTCCTTGCTGGCCTCCTCAGACCACGGGCAGGCGACGGCTCTGAGGCAGAGGGGCTGGGACTCCCAAGCTGGCTGCCATCTGGGTCACATTTGGGCAGGACCACCCCCAAGGACACAGCCCTGGGAAGCCACGTTGTTCCTGCTGCATCTCAGTGAtagcagggaggggagggctgCTCCCGAGGGACACGGACAGGCAGGGGGCTGGCAGCTCCGTGCCCAGCAGGCGCCAGGGCAGCTGCAATGCCCCACACGCAATCAGAGGCATCACCTGTTGGCGACAAAGCCCACCCCACGGCCAGTGCCCACTCAGGCTCTGAGAAGTGTCCCGGGGCCTCTCCTCCTGCCGCTCAACTCCCTCAGCTCCCTCCGCATCAGTGCAGACCCGGGGCAAGTTCCTCTAGTTCAGAACACAGATTAAgctcctctgtctcaaaaagttcttgccagaaaaatgttttaacagTTTTGATGGATGCCCTCAAGGCAAAAACTATTTTCCCACACAGAGTAGCtttaattcaaaagaaaacaacaaccaaGAAGGCAAAACACAAACATCAAACCAGGTTCTGGACATTTTAACACCAAGTCGAAGAAAaggagaacaaaaaaagaaaagataatttctgAAAGAATGCTGGAAACAGGACGTGGTGTCAGATACGCATTAAAAACAAATGATCACAACAGGAAGTGTTTCCCTGTGAACAGGTTCCTCCGGCTTTCCCACATGGGGCCGGCTTCGGCGCTGCCAGGGGTGGTCACCGCTAGGGGTGGTCACCGCCAGGGCGGCCCCGGCAGCCCAGCCAGGCCCACAGAGGGTCAGCCTGAATATTCAACACCATTCAGCTTTTACTGAGAGGAGCTACCCAGGGCCAGGACCCCGTCTGTGTTGTGAGGACACCAGGTGTGGCTGAGAAACTTACCGATGGCAGAGCCGTTAAGGAAAAGTGCAACGCCAAAGAGGACGCCAACGCAGAGGGCGAGGATGAAGGGCCGCCGGCGGCCCCAGCTCAGGGTGCACCGGTCACTCGCAGACCCAATGAGAGGTGTGAAGATGAGGCCAAGGATGGGGCTCAGGAACCAGGTGAGGCTGTAGTACTGCTCCGGAAGGCCTGCAAGGGACACGAGGGCCGTCGCACACGCAGGCACTGGCCGGGCTCTGCCACAGTCTGCCTGGGAGCCCCACGACAGGCAGGTGCCTCTGTGTACGTGCACGCATGCGCACATGCCCTGCTCAGGTTGTCTCCACGGGGTAGGCTTTCCTTTTTCTGCAAGGCCAGGTGACCTGAAATCAACCTAGCCCCAACTGTAAGCATCAGGTGGCCAGAGAAAAGCAGCCAGGCCTTGGAGGGCCAGTGGGCCCCACCTGCATGGGCCCGAGCCTAAGGAGCAGCACACACAGACTGTGCAGGCACATGGAGGGTGCCCCGCCCGGGGCTGGACACAGGGCTGAGAGCCCCTCCACACTGCTGGTGCTGTCCAGGGCCTCGGGGGTGCTGAAGGCCACTTTGAGAGTGGCAGGCACAGGGCCACTGTCCCTCGACACCAGACAGTCTACAAGAGCAGGATGGTGACTGCAGCTTCACAGAGGCAGGAAGGGCCCATGACTTCTGGACCTCACTGGCTGAAAATGTACCACGGAGGGTCCTGCAGAGGGTCCCCACAGCCAGCAAAAGGCTGTTCTGTGTGGCCactgagtgggggtggggggatgcaCCACGAGTGTCTCCAGCTGGAGCCAAGGGGTTGCAGATGGCACCTGTCACGCTCACGTTCTCCTTGCTGACCACCCA contains these protein-coding regions:
- the SLC45A4 gene encoding solute carrier family 45 member 4 isoform X2, with amino-acid sequence MKMAPQNADPESMQVQELSVPLPDPQKARGAEAENCETISEGSIDRIPVRLWVMHGAVMFGREFCYAMETALVTPILLQIGLALGDVPNRQPIGIVLTVLGVVVLDFSADATEGPIRAYLLDVVDSEEQDMALNIHAFSAGLGGAIGYVLGGLDWTQTFLGSWFRTQNQVLFFFAAIIFTVSVSLHLFSIEEEQYSPQQERSTEEPGAPDGGELHSVPAFPDEVQSEHELALDYLDVDIVRSKSDSALHVPDTALDLEPELLFLHDIEPSIFHDASYPATPRSTSQELAKTELPRLATFLKEVTKEDEALLDNHLNEAKVPNGSGSPTKDALGGYTRVDMKPSATSSSVRRRRHAFRRHASSTFSYYGKLGSHCYRYRRANAVVLIKPSRSMSDLYDMQKRQRQRHRHRNQSGATNSSGDTESEEGEGETTVRLLWLSMLKMPRELMRLCLCHLLTWFSVIAEAVFYTDFMGQVIFEGDPKAPSNSTAWQAYNAGVKMGCWGLVIYAATGAICSALLQKYLDNYDLSVRVIYVLGTLGFSVGTAVMAMFPNVYVAMVTISTMGIVSMSISYCPYALLGQYHDIKQYIHHSPGNSKRGFGIDCAILSCQVYISQILVASALGGVVDAVGTVRVIPMVASVGSFLGFLTATFLVIYPDVSEEAKEEQKGLSSQLASEGGASGNSGKPTVLKLTRKAGLQGPVETESVV
- the SLC45A4 gene encoding solute carrier family 45 member 4 isoform X1, with protein sequence MKMAPQNADPESMQVQELSVPLPDPQKARGAEAENCETISEGSIDRIPVRLWVMHGAVMFGREFCYAMETALVTPILLQIGLPEQYYSLTWFLSPILGLIFTPLIGSASDRCTLSWGRRRPFILALCVGVLFGVALFLNGSAIGLALGDVPNRQPIGIVLTVLGVVVLDFSADATEGPIRAYLLDVVDSEEQDMALNIHAFSAGLGGAIGYVLGGLDWTQTFLGSWFRTQNQVLFFFAAIIFTVSVSLHLFSIEEEQYSPQQERSTEEPGAPDGGELHSVPAFPDEVQSEHELALDYLDVDIVRSKSDSALHVPDTALDLEPELLFLHDIEPSIFHDASYPATPRSTSQELAKTELPRLATFLKEVTKEDEALLDNHLNEAKVPNGSGSPTKDALGGYTRVDMKPSATSSSVRRRRHAFRRHASSTFSYYGKLGSHCYRYRRANAVVLIKPSRSMSDLYDMQKRQRQRHRHRNQSGATNSSGDTESEEGEGETTVRLLWLSMLKMPRELMRLCLCHLLTWFSVIAEAVFYTDFMGQVIFEGDPKAPSNSTAWQAYNAGVKMGCWGLVIYAATGAICSALLQKYLDNYDLSVRVIYVLGTLGFSVGTAVMAMFPNVYVAMVTISTMGIVSMSISYCPYALLGQYHDIKQYIHHSPGNSKRGFGIDCAILSCQVYISQILVASALGGVVDAVGTVRVIPMVASVGSFLGFLTATFLVIYPDVSEEAKEEQKGLSSQLASEGGASGNSGKPTVLKLTRKAGLQGPVETESVV